ttgaccaggaccctattccctatatagaacactactgttgaccagggccctattccctatatagaacactactgttgaccaggaccctattccctatatagaacactactgttgaccagggccctattccctatatagtacacaactgttgaccaggaccctattccctatatagaacactactgttgaccaggaccctattccctatatagaacactactgttgaccagggccctattccctatatagaacactactgttgaccagggccctattccctatatagaacactactgttgaccaggaccctattccctatatagaacactactgttgaccaggaccctattccctatatagaacactactgttgaccagggccctattccctatatagtacacaactgttgaccaggaccctattccctatatagaacactactgttgaccaggaccctattccctatatagaacactactgttgaccagggccctattccctatatagaacactactgttgaccagggccctattccctatatagaacactactgttgaccagggccctattccctatatagaacactactgttgaccagggccctattccctatatagaacactactgttgaccagggccctattccctatatagaacactactgttgaccagggccctattccctatatagaacactactgttgaccaggaccctattccctatatagaacactactgttgaccagggccctattccctatatagaacactactgtagaccagggccctatatagaacactactgttgaccaggaccctatatagaacactactgttgaccaggaccctatatagaacactactgtagaccaggaccctatatagaacactactgtagaccaggaccctatatagaacactactgtagaccaggaccctatatagaacactactgtagaccaggaccctatatagaacactactgtagaccaggaccctatatagaacactactgttgaccagagccctattccctatatagtacactactgttgaccaggaccctattccctatatagaacactactgtagaccaggaacctatatagaacactactgttgaccagggccctattccctatatagaacactactgtagaccaggaccctatatagaacactactgtagaccagggccctattccctatataacattagtacactatgtagggaaaagggtgccatttcagacccaGTCTAATGCCCTGTGCTGATAATGTGCTGCTGTGTCTATCAGGACAGTTGGTATTGGAGGAGGAGAGACTTCAGAACGTTTTAATATATTACACGATGGAGGAATGTTGTGAATGTTTTGGAGCCATCAGAACCCGTCGGTCCGTTCGGACAGAGAGTTCAGCCAATCGGAGTGTTCCGATCTGAGTGTTCCGATCTGAGTGTTCCGAGGAAACAgcttctctttctgtcctctgtaCATTTTTAAAACACCAACAACCAGTCCTGCACTGAAGCTTACatttactgtacatactgtaggaATAGGTAGAGTTGaacatgtttgtctgtctgtctgtgtatatatGGAGGGGTAGCATCTCAGTATCATAAAGAAAATGGGGATACCAGAATTCCTTCTGGCACATTAgtaccctctcttcctttccaggGGAACTGTGAGGTCACCAAAAGAGATGAGGTGGTTCCACTGTGAGGTCACCAAAAGAGATGAGGTGGTTCCACTGTGAGGTCACCAGAAGAgatgagaggtggaaggaggagagaagagtggtttggaggaggaaggaggagagaagagtggtttggaggaggaaggaggaaagaaGAGTGGTTTggagggtggaggaaggaggagagaagagtggtttgaaggaggaaggaggagagaagagtggtttgaaggaggaaggaggagagaagagtggtttgaaggtaggaaggaggagagaagagtggtttgaagggaggagtaatgaggagagaagagtggtttggagggtggaggaaggaggagaaaagagtggtttggaggagggtggaggaaagATAAGTGGTTTGAAGGGAGGagtaaggaggagagaagagtggtttggaggaggaggagagaagagtggtttgaagggaggagtaaggaggagagaagagtggtttgaagggaggaggaaggaggagagaagagtggtttggagggaggaggaaggaggagagaagagtggtttgaagggaggagtaaggaggagagaagagtggtttggaggaggaggagagaagagtggtttgaaggaggaaggaggagagaagagtggtttgaagggaggagcaaggaggagagaagagtggtttgaaggaggaggaggaaggaggagagaagagtggtttgaaggaggaaggaggagagaagagtggtttgaagggaggaggaaggaggagagaagagtggtttgaagggaggaggaaggaggagagaagagtggtttgaagggaggaggaaggaggagagaagagtggtttgaaggaggaaggaggagagatgagtggtttggagggtggaggaaggaggagagatgagtggtttggagggaggagtaaggaggagagaagagtggtttggAGGGAGGAGTAAGGAGTAGAGAAGAGTGGTTTGGAGGGAGGagtaaggaggagagaagagtggtttggagggtggaggaaggaggagagaagagtggtttggaggaggaaggaggagagaatagtggtttggagggaggaggaaggaggagagatgagtggtttgaaggaggaaggaggagagaagagtggtttgaagggaggaggaaggaggagagatgagtggtttgaagggaggaggaaggaggagagaagagtggtttgaagggaggaggaaggaggagagatgagtggtttgaagggaggaggaaggaggagagaagagtggtttgaagggaggaggaaggaggagagaagagtggtttgaagggaggaggaaggaggagagatgagtggtttgaagggaggaggaaggaggagagaagagtggtttgaagggaggaggaaggaggagagatgagtggtttgaagggaggaggaaggaggagagaagagtggtttgaagggaggaggaaggaggagagaagagtggtttgaagggaggaggaaggaggagagaagagtggtttgaagggaggaggaaggaggagagatgagtggtttgaaggaggaaggaggagagaagagtggtttgaagggaggaggaaggaggagagaagagtggtttgaagggaggaggaaggaggagagaagagtggtttggagggaggaggaaggaggagagatgagtggtttgaaggaggaaggaggagagaagagtggtttgaagggaggaggaaggaggagagaagagtggtttgaaggaggaaggaggagagaagagtggtttggagggaggagtaaggaggagagaagagtggtttgaagggaggattaaggaggagagaagagtggttttgagggaggagtaaggaggagagaagagtggtttggagggaggagtaaggaggagagaagagtggtttgaagggagggggaaggaggagagaagagtggtttggagggaggaggaaggaggagagatgagtggtTTGAAGGacgaaggaggagagaagagtggtttgaagggaggaggaaggaggagagaagagtggtttgaaggaggaaggaggagagaagagtggtttggagggaggagtaaggaggagagaagagtggtttgaagggaggattaaggaggagagaagagtggttttgagggaggagtaaggaggagagaagagtggtttggagggaggagtaaggaggaggaaggaggagagaagagtggtttgaatggaggaggagagaagagtggtttgaagggaggaggagagaagagtggtttggagggaggagtgaggaggagagaaggataatcccttcctcttcctttacacatttacatctctctctctcctcccctaggtAAGTCAGTCTGAAGAGTAGTCTATGGAGCCCCAGGGCTAGGTCAGGCCCAGACCAGGGTCTACTGGTAtccgagcagcagcagcagggagaGGCCCAGTGGAAGGGTCCAGCCCACTGTagacaggaggaggggaggagctcCATGGTCCAACAGCCCGGGAGACAGCAGGGTGGAGTCTTCACCATCATCACCCCACAGTCTATCGTTTTCATTCACCTGCATGTGGAGACACAACCACTGTCAGGAAATAGCAGTTTTACATTTATTTCATTTATCTGGGGAAGAAGGGAAGGGAATTGTTTGATCAAAAAGACAGCACTACTCTGCATGTTGTCCGGACATCACCGGCTATTTCCTGTTGCTAATGCATTTACTGTACATGCCGGAATAAATATAGACCTGTTGAGTCGTATGTTTAGAATAAAGATAGACCTGTTGAGTCGTATGTTTAGAATAAAGATAGACCTGTTGAGTCGTATGTTTAGAATAAAGATAAACCTGTTGAGTCGTATGTTTAGAATAAAGATAAACCTGTTGAGTCGTATGTTTAGAATAAAGATAAACCTGTTGAGTCGTATGTTTAGAATAAAGATAGACCTGTTGAGTCGTATGTTTAGAATAAAGATAGACCTGTTGAGTCGTATGTTTAGAATAAAGATAAACCTGTTGAGTCGTATGTTTAGAATAAAGATAAACCTGTTGAGTCGTATGTTTAGAATAAAGAtaaacctgtatatagcctctctactgtatatagcctgtctactgtatatagcctctctactgtatatagcctctctactgtatatagtctctctactgtatatagcctgtctactgtatatagcctctctactgtatatagcctctactgtatatagcctctactgtatatagcctctactgtatatagcctgtctactgtatatagcctcacaactgtatatagtctctctactgtctatagcctctctactgtatatagcctctactgtatatagcctctactgtatatagtctctctactgtatatagcctctctactgtatatagcctctctactgtatatagcctctactgtatatagcctctactgtatatagcctctactgtatatagcctctctactgtatatagcctctctactgtatatagcctctctactgtatatagcctctactgtatatagcctctactgtatatagtctctctactgtatatagcctctctactgtttatagcctctctactgtatatagcctctactgtatatagcctctactgtatatagcctctactgtatatagcctctctactgtctatagcctctctactgtatatagcctctactttatatagcatctctactgtatatagtctctctactgtctatagcctctctactgtatatagcctctctactgtatatagcctctctactgtatatagcctctactgtatatagcatctctactgtatatagcctcactactgtatatagtctctctactgtctatagcctctctactgtctatatcctctctactgtatatagcctctctactgtatatagcctctctactgtatatagcctctactgtagatagcctctctactgtatatagcctctactgtatatagcctctctactgtatatagcctctactgtatatagcctctactgtatatagcctctctactgtatatagcctctctactgtatatagcctctctactgtatatagcctgtctactgtatatagcctcactactgtatatagtctctctactgtctatagcctctctactgtatataacctctctactgtatatagcctctactgtatatagtctctctactgtatatagcctctactgtatatagcctctctactgtatatagcctctctactgtatatagcctctactgtatatagcctctctactgtatatagcccctctactgtatatagcctctctactgtatatagcctcactactgtatatagcctctactgtatatagcatctctactgtatatagcctctactgtatatagcatctctactgtatatagcctcactactgtatatagtctctctactgtctatagcctctctactgtctatagcctctctactgtatatagcctctctactgtatatagcctctactgtatatagcctctctactgtatatagcatctctactgtatatagcctcactactgtatatagtgtctctactgtctatagcctctctactgtctatagcctctctactgtatatagcctctactgtatatagcctctctactgtatatagcctctactgtatatagcctctctactgtatatagcctctctactgtatatagcctctactgtatatagcctctactgtatatagcctctctactgtatataggctctctactgtatatagcctctctactgtatatagcctctactgtatatagcctctactgtatatagcctctactgtatatagcctctctactgtatatagcctctactgtatatagcctcactactgtatatagcctcactactgtatatagtctctctactgtctatagcctctctactgtatatagcctctctactgtatatagcctctactgtatatagcctctactgtatatagcctctctactgtatatatcctctctactgtatatagcctctctactgtatatagcctctctactgtatatagcctctactgtagatagcctctctactgtatatagcctctactgtatatagcctctctactgtatatagcctctactgtatatagcctctactgtatatagcctctctactgtatatagcctctctactgtatatagcctctctactgtatatagcctgtctactgtatatagcctcactactgtatatagtctctctactgtctatagcctctctactgtatataacctctctactgtatatagcctctactgtatatagtctctctactgtatatagcctctactgtatatagcctctctactgtatatagcctctctactgtatatagcctctactgtatatagcctctctactgtatatagcccctctactgtatatagcctctctactgtatatagcctcactactgtatatagcctcactactgtatatagcctctctaatgtatatagcctctctactgtatatagcctcactactgtatatagcctctctactgtatatagcctctctactgtatatagcctctctactgtatatagcctctctactgtatatagcctctctactgtatatagcctctctactgtatatagcctctctactgtatataaccgctctactgtctatagcctctctactgtatatagcctctctactgtatatagcctctctactgtatatagcctctctactgtatatagcctctctactgtatatagcctcactactgtatatagcctctctactgtatataaccgctctactgtatatagcctctctactgtatatagcccctctactgtatatagcctctctactgtatatagcctcactactgtatatagcctctctactgtatatagcctctctactgtatatagcctctctactgtatatagcctcactactgtatatagcctctctactgtatatagcctctctactgtatatagcctctctactgtctatagcctctctactgtatatagcctctctactgtatataaccgctctactgtctatagcctctctactgtatatagcctctctactgtatatagctctctactgtatatagcctctctactgtatatagcctcactactgtatatagcctctctactgtatatagcctctctactgtatatagcctcactactgtatatagcctctctactgtatatagcctctctactgtctatagcctctctactgtatatagcctctactgtatataacctctctactgtctatagcctctctactgtatatagcctctctactgtatatagcctctctactgtatatagcctctactgtatatagcctctctactgtatatagcctctctactgtatatagcctcgctactgtatataacctctctactgtatatagcctctctactgtatatagcctctctactgtatatagcctctctactgtatatagtctctctactgtatatagcctctctactgtatatagcctctctactgtatatatgtatatagcctctctactgtatataacctctctactgtctatagcctctctactgtatatagcctctctactgtatatagcctctctactgtatatagcctctactgtatatagcctctctactgtatatagcctctctactgtatatagcctcgctactgtatataacctctctactgtatatagcctctctactgtatatagcctctctactgtatatagcctctctactgtatatagtctctctactgtatatagcctctctactgtatatagcctctctactgtatatatgtatatagcctctctactgtatataggctctctttttactgttgttttatttctttacttacctattgttcacctaataccttttttgcactattgtttagagcctgtaagtaagcatttcactgtaaggtgaaacacctgttgcattcagcatttcactgtaaggtctactacacctgttgtattcagcatttcactgtgaggtctactacacctgttgtattcagcatttcactgtcaggtctactacacctgttgtattcagcatttcactgtgagttctactacacctgttgtattcagcatttcactgggaggtctactacacctgttgtattcagcatttcactgtgaggtctactacacctgttgtattcagcatttcactgtaaggtctactacacctgttgtattcagcatttcactgggaggtctactacacctgttgtattcagcatttcactgtaaggtctactacatctgttgtattcagcatttcactgtaaggtctactacacctgttgtattcagcatttcactgtaaggtctactacacctgttgtattcagcatttcactgtaaggtctactacacctgttgtattcagcacacgtgacaaataaactttgatttgatttgaatgagtcTATTGACCATCACTTTAATGAGTCTATTGACCATCACCTTAATGAGTCTATTGACCATCACCTTAATGAGTCTATTGACCATCACCTTAATGAGTCTATTGACCATCACCTTAATGAGGTCTATTGACCATCACCTTAATGAGGTCTATTGACCATCACCTTAATGAGGTCTATTGACCATCATCTTAATGAGTCTATTGACCATCTCCCTGTTGACCATCTCCCTGTTGACCACATCTCCCTGTTGACCATCTCCCTGTTGACCATCTCCCTGTTGACCACCTCCCTGTTGACCATCTCCCTGTTTACCATCTCCCTGTTGACCATCTCCCTGTTTACCATCTCCCTGTTGACCACCTCCCTGTTGACCATCTCCCTGTTGACCACCTCCCTGTTGACCATCTCCCTGTTTGACCATCTCCCTGTTGACCATCTCCCTGTTGACCACCTCCCTGTTGACCATCTCCCTGTTGACCACCTCCCTGTTGACCATCTCCCTGTTTGACCATCTCCCTGTTTGACCATCTCCCTGTTGACCATCTCCCTGTTGACCACCTCCCTGTTTGACCACATCTCCCTGTTGACCACCTCCCTGTTGACATCTCCCTGTTGACCATCTACCTGTTGaccacctgtcctctcctctgctttcctccacctgtcctctcctctgctttcccttTCCCcccacctgtcctctcctctgctttccccccacctgtcctctcctctgctttcctctacctgtcctctcctctgctttcccccacctgtcctctcctctgctttcccccacctgtcctctcctctgctttcctctacctgtccctctcctctgctttcctctacctgtcctctcctctgctttcctcaacctgtcctctcctctgctttcctctacctgtcctctcctctgctttcctccaactgtcctctcctctgctttccccccacctgtcctctcctctgctttcctctacctgtcctctcctctgctttcctctacctgtcctctcctctgctttcccccacctgtcctctcctctgctttcctctacctgtcctctcctctgctttcctccacctgtcctctcctctgctttcctccacCTGTCCTCCCCTCTGCTTTCCcttacctgtcctctcctctgccttcctccacctgtcctctcctctgctttccccccacctgtcctctcctctgctttcccccACCTGTCCTCCCCTCTGCTTTCCCcccacctgtcctctcctctgctttcccccACCTGTCCTCCCCTCTGCTTTCCCCCACCTGTCCTCCCCTCTGCTTTCCTCCACCTGTCCTCCCCTCTGCTTTCCTCCACCTGTCCTCCCCTCTGCTTTCCTCAACCTGTCCTCCCCTCTGCTTTCCtcaacctgtcctctcctctgctttccccccacctgtcctctcctctgctttcctctacctgtcctctcctctgctttcctctacctgtcctctcctctgctttcctccacctgtcctctcctctgctttccctccacctgtcctctcctctgctttccctccacctgtcctctcctctgctttcctctacctgtcctctcctctgctttcccctacctgtcctctcctctgctttcccccacctgtcctctcctctgctttcccccacctgtcctctcctctgctttccccccacctgtcctctcctctgctttcctctacctgtcctctcctctgctttcctctacctgtcctcccctctgctttcctcaacctgtcctctcctctgctttcccccCACCTGTCCTCCCCTCTGCTTTCCTCTACCTGTCCTCCCCTCTGCTTTCTtcaacctgtcctctcctctgctttccccccacctgtcctctcctctgctttcctctacatgtcctctcctctgctttcctctacctgtcctctcctctgctttcctccacctgtcctctcctctgctttccccccacctgtcctctcctctgctttcctctacctgtcctctcctctgctttcctctacctgtcctctcctctgctttcccccacctgtcctctcctctgctttcccccacctgtcctctcctccctcgatGCATCTCTTTCACAGCTCCACCTCACCTGAGTGGGTATCTGTTCTCTCAGGACATTCTGTTTTGTTTCCATGGTGATACCAGGGACGGTGGTTGCCGGGCGCTGGATGTGGTTGTTGGGGGTAGCGAGAGTGGGGCTGGGCGTGTCTGGTTGGTTGGCTGCTCCGATGGAGGACTGCTTGTCTGTCTCGTTCCCAAACGCCATCATGGCATTCTCTGT
The sequence above is a segment of the Oncorhynchus gorbuscha isolate QuinsamMale2020 ecotype Even-year unplaced genomic scaffold, OgorEven_v1.0 Un_scaffold_2749, whole genome shotgun sequence genome. Coding sequences within it:
- the LOC124026532 gene encoding GDNF family receptor alpha-4-like — encoded protein: SRWAQFQYDCQPSEHFASGCKQDNYAACLLSYTGLMGSTITPNYLDNSTSNVGPWCSCSASGNHREQCDGFLEYFHDNVCLKNAMMAFGNETDKQSSIGAANQPDTPSPTLATPNNHIQRPATTVPGITMETKQNVLREQIPTQVNENDRLWGDDGEDSTLLSPGLLDHGAPPLLLSTVGWTLPLGLSLLLLLGYQ